Genomic DNA from Leptotrichia wadei:
AAGTATACACAAAATCTATTTAAAATTCAAAATGAAATTGTACAAAATATAAAGAATGAAAGTTTAGCGGGAAATGTGCCGATTATTACAGATGAAGTGCTGAATTATATGATTTTTACAGCTAGAAATATGAAAGCTGGAAATATTTTAGAAATTGGAACGGCAACAGGATACTCTGGGCTATTTTTGGCACGGGTTGCTAATGAAAATGGCGGCTTTTTGACAACGATGGAAATTGATGAAAAACGTTATGGAAAAGCTGTGGAAAATTTTAAGAAATTGGGATTGTTTGAGAAGAATAGAATGATTTTGGGTGATGCTTTGGAGGAAATTCCAAGGCTTGATAAGGATATAAAATATGATTTTATTTTTATTGATGCATCGAAGGGGCAATATTTGAAGTTTTTTGAGATGAGTTATGAACTTCTTAATGGAAATGGAATTATTTTTATTGATAATTTGATGTTTCGTGGATTTGTAGCAGTAAAAAAAGAAGAAATTCCAAAAAGGTATAAAACTATTGTAAAAAGATTAAAAGAATTTATAGAAAAGTTAAATAAAGAATATAATTTTGTGCTGCTGCCGTTTGGAGATGGAGTTGGGATAGTAAAAAAATAAATTTTGTTTGATCTGTTTGGCAACTGTAAATATGATTAGATTTATTGTTTGAGAAATTAAGGTTTCTTGTAAAAAATGAAAATATTAAGTTGCTGAATATATTTATTTGATGTTAAAACAGCTGAAACATAGAATTTTATGAAGAGGCAGGAAAGAGAAGTGAGAGAAGATGAAATTTCTTTTATATAATATTCGATATGGAACTGGAAAGTATTTGAATCAGCCATTTAAGCATATACGGGGATATCTGGGCCGTTCTGTAAAGCATATTTATCGGATTGGGAAATTTATTAACAGGTATAAGCCAGATATTGTGGGACTTGTGGAAGTAGATCTGGGATCATTTCGGATGTATAGCAGAAATCAGGCTACACTTCTTGGGAGAATTACGAGAAATAATAATGTTTATCAATATAAATATGAAGAAGATTCTAATTATATGAAATTTCCAATGGTAAGAAAACAAGGGAATGCTTTACTTTCTAAAAGTTCAATTATAAGGGAAGAATTTCATTATCTGGATATTGGAATGAAAAAATTGATTATTGAAGTGGAAACAAAGGATGTGATTGTGTTTCTTGTACATTTAGCACTTGGAGGGAAAACAAGACAAAAACAAATTGTGCAGCTTTATAATCTTGTGAAAAATTGTAAGAAGCCGGTTATTGTAGCTGGTGATTTTAACGTTTTTTGGGGTGAAGAGGAAATTGAGATGTTTTTGAAGGCTTCAAATTTAAAAAATATAAACACAAGAAAAGATCCAACTTTCCCAAGTTGGAATCCAAAGAGGGAACTTGATTTTATACTTTGTTCTGAAGAAATAAAAATTAATAATTATAAAGTGATACAAACTCAACTTTCAGATCATCTGCCAATATTAATTGATTTTGATATTGTTCATGTTCATTCATAAAAACTGAATCATTAATTTTATTAATGTAACTATAAAAAACTTATATATTTAACATATTGATTTTTTATAATTTTTTTGATAAAATAAATTTATCAAAAGATAAATAAAAAATAATTAGGAGGAAGTATTATGAAAATGATAAGAAGGATAAGGGATAACAGAATAGCTGCACAATTTAATTATAGCCCCTTGTCTAAGGTATATAATCATTTTTATAATGGATTTCTGTTTTAATAAAAATAATTCTTGCCAATGACTTTTGGGTTGTTGGCTCTTTATTTTTATATACAAGTATAATTTTATTTGGAGCCTGTTAAGAAGGCTCTTTTATTTTAAAAAAATATTTTAAGGAGATGATTTTATATGATAAAAGCTGGTATTATTGGAGCAACAGGATATGCTGGACAGCAGTTGGTTTGGATATTAAATAATCATAAGGAGGTAGAACTTGAATTTATTTCATCACATTCAAATACTGGGGAAGATATGGGAAATGTATATACAAATTATAAAAAATATTTTGAGAAAAAGTTAATTTCTCTGGAAGAAGCAAAAGAAAATTTTAAAAATATTG
This window encodes:
- a CDS encoding O-methyltransferase, with translation MIENFIESSKYTQNLFKIQNEIVQNIKNESLAGNVPIITDEVLNYMIFTARNMKAGNILEIGTATGYSGLFLARVANENGGFLTTMEIDEKRYGKAVENFKKLGLFEKNRMILGDALEEIPRLDKDIKYDFIFIDASKGQYLKFFEMSYELLNGNGIIFIDNLMFRGFVAVKKEEIPKRYKTIVKRLKEFIEKLNKEYNFVLLPFGDGVGIVKK
- a CDS encoding endonuclease/exonuclease/phosphatase family protein, with the translated sequence MKFLLYNIRYGTGKYLNQPFKHIRGYLGRSVKHIYRIGKFINRYKPDIVGLVEVDLGSFRMYSRNQATLLGRITRNNNVYQYKYEEDSNYMKFPMVRKQGNALLSKSSIIREEFHYLDIGMKKLIIEVETKDVIVFLVHLALGGKTRQKQIVQLYNLVKNCKKPVIVAGDFNVFWGEEEIEMFLKASNLKNINTRKDPTFPSWNPKRELDFILCSEEIKINNYKVIQTQLSDHLPILIDFDIVHVHS